The genome window TCGGCCAAAACTGGCTTCCGAAAATATTAAAGGATTTTGTAACGAAATATCCAGAAGCAAAAATCTCTCTTATGACCGGCTGGAGCTCTGAAATTGTAAAAGCACTTTATGAGGGTGAGGCTCATATAGGAATTGTACGTGGGCAGGTTGATTGGAAAGGGGAAAAGATTCACCTTTTTCGTGACACCCTTTATTTAGTAGATAAAGAGCTAAAAACCATTGAAGATGTTCTGACGACAGAGCGACCTTTTATTCAATTTAAAAGTGACTCCAATTACTATCAGGAAATTCAACAATGGTGGCAACAGCATTTCGCTTCAAATCCGAGTAAACAAATTTTAGTTGATCAGATTGAAATTTGTAAGCAAATGGTATTGAACGGTATCGGCTACGCTATTTTACCTTCAATCACTTTAAATGACCACGATGGTATTAATAAAATAGCATTAACTAATAATGAAAAAGAATTTGGTTTAACACGTGATACATGGTTAATAGGCTATGAGTCGTCATTTGAATTACGACAAGTAGAGGCTTTTGTAGAAGTAGTACAAGATCATGCTCGTTGTTTGTTTGATTATACGAAATAAGAATATACCAAGGCAGTCTCAAGTGATTCACTAGGGGCTGCCTTTTTCTAGCCAATTCTTAATCTCACCATAGTGGGGTTGAATTCCGTTCCGACTGACGCTTTGCCGCTGACGCTTCGCTTTCGCGCAGATAAAACATTGTTGCTGACGCTTCGCTTTCGCACAGATAAAACATTGTTGCTGACGCTTCGCTTTCGCACAGAGCAAAGCTTCCAGGGGACGTTCGATGAGCCGCTTCGCTTACGTGGCTCGTTCCAGTCAACCTATCCACATGACATAGGTTTTAACATAATGTCATCCAACTTTTTAATTTTATCGGAACACTTTCTTTTAATTTTTATCGACAGCCCATTTTACTTTATTATGTCACCCAGTCTCCACTCCAATCAACTTATAAATGCATATTTTAACAAATGTCATCCCGAACTTTGGTAATTAGTTA of Lysinibacillus agricola contains these proteins:
- a CDS encoding LysR family transcriptional regulator, whose amino-acid sequence is MATEAEILKVLAEERNMRKAAERLFLSQPALSQRLQTIEKDWGAQLFIRSQKGLTATPAGELIIAYATEMLSKKEEIFETIQSLTTKVNGTLKIACASIVGQNWLPKILKDFVTKYPEAKISLMTGWSSEIVKALYEGEAHIGIVRGQVDWKGEKIHLFRDTLYLVDKELKTIEDVLTTERPFIQFKSDSNYYQEIQQWWQQHFASNPSKQILVDQIEICKQMVLNGIGYAILPSITLNDHDGINKIALTNNEKEFGLTRDTWLIGYESSFELRQVEAFVEVVQDHARCLFDYTK